Part of the bacterium genome is shown below.
GCTCACGAACGACGGCGAGTTCGCTTACCGTCTCACGCACCCGCGCTTCGGCGTCGAGAAGACGTACATCGCGAAGCTGCAGAGCGTTCCCCGTCCGGCGGAGCTGAACGTCCTGCGGCGCGGCGTCGCGATCGAGGGGAAGATGACGACCCCCGCCCAGATCAACTTTATCGAGAAGAAGGGCGGCAAAGCGTGGGTGATGATGCGCATCGCGGAAGGCCGCTACCACCAGGTCCGCAAGATGTTCGACGCCATCGGGCACCGCGTGACCAAACTGCGCCGCGTCGCGATCGGGCCGCTGGAGCTGGCCGGCGTCGAGCCGGGGGAGTGGCGCTACCTCACGGCGAAAGAGGTGCGGGAGATGAACGCCTACATGAGCCGCCGGGAGGTGGAAGTCGCCGGGCAGAAGCCCCCGGCCGACGTGCCGCGTCCCCCGAAGCGGTTCGAGACCCCCGCCGACCGCGGGAAGCGGAAAGTGATCAGGCAGTCGATCGCCGAGGCGGCGCGGAAAAAAGAGATCGAGAAGGAGAAGGCGGCGGCCGCGGCCAAATCCGCCGAGCGCAAGGGCCCGCGCCAGCCGAAGCCATCCTGGAAGCGGGGAGCGAAACACCCGGGGAAGAAGAAATCCTCCCCGAAGCCCCGGGGGCCGTCCAAGAGGCGGTAGCCGCCCCGTCGAACCGGGCCGCACTTACCCCGTCACACGCAGGACGATCTTCCCGACGTTGGCGTTCGACTCCATCCGCAGGTGGGCGTCCCCGACGTCGTGCCAGGCGAAGACGGAATCGACGATCGGCACGAGTCTCCCATCGGCGAACCGGGGGAGGGCGAACTCCGAAAAGTCCCGGGTGAGCGCGATCTTCCGCGACGTGTCCATCGAGCGGAGACCCGCTCCCGTGAGCTGCAGCCGCTTCGACATGAGCGTCCGCAGGCTGAACGTCCCGACATCGGCCCCGCCGAGAGTCCCGATCACGACCATCCTTCCGTCGACCGCGAGGGCCCGCAGGTTCTGTTCGAAATACGGCGCCCCGACGAAATCCAGGACGATGTCGACCCCGCGCCCGCCGGTCTGCTCCGCGACCCACGGGGCGAACGGTCCGTCCTTGTAGTTCCATCCGGCACGCGCGCCCAGCGATACGCATCTCGCGATCTTTTCCGGGGACCCCGCCGTGACGAACGAGCTTCCCCCCGCCTCGCGGACCAGCTGGATCGCCGCCGTCCCCACGCCGCTTCCCCCCGCGTGTATCAGGACCGTCTCCCCCAATGTGAGGCGCGCGACGTTGAACAGGTTCTGGAACGCCGTAAGAAACACCTCCGGGATCGCCGCCGCCTGCTCGAAGGAGAGTCGATCGGGGATCCGCATCGCCAGTCCCGCGGGGATCGCCACGAGCTCGGCATACCCGGCCCCCGGCAGGAGGGCGCTCACACGGTCCCCCGGCGCCCATCCCTTGCATGCGGCGCCGACCGAGACGACCTCTCCCGCCATCTCGAGCCCGAGGATGTCCGGCACCCCCTTGGGGGGAGGGTGCTTCCCTCGCCGCTGGAGCAGGTCGGCGCGGTTGAGCGCCGTCGCCCGGACCCGGACGAGGAGCTCGTCCTCCTTCATGACGGGATCGGGGTGCTCGGCGATGTGGAGGAACTCGATCCCGCCCAGCCCGCTCATCAGCACCGCTTTCATCTCCACGCCTCCCGGGCAGGCATCCGGCTCAAAGCGCCAGCGGCCTGGTGATGTCCACGCCGGGGAGGACGCGGGCCAACACCGACCGGAGCTGTTCCCCCGCGGACGCGGCCAGCTGCGCCCCGGGGTGCCGCACCCGGTTGCTCCGGAGGAGTCCGCGGAGCCTGTAGATCTCCTTGCGGATCGCGATCCCCGGCTGCTGCTCGAACACGATCAGGGGGAGGAAGCGGCGGTACAGCTCCCACGCGTCCTCCATCCGCCCCGCCCCGACCGCCTTCACCATGGCGATCAGCACCTCGGGGAAGGCGAACCCCGTCATGTACCCGCTGCTGCCGCGCTCCAGGTCGAACATGCCGTAGAGGCCCCCGAGGCCGGTCAGCACGGGGACCCGCCGGTCCTTCATCCCCGAGAGGAGTGCGGCGATCCTGGCGGGGGTCGGAGGGACCTCCTGCTTGATGCACGCGATCCGCGGGATCTCTTTGACCATCCGCAGGATCAACGGCACGGACATGTGGACTTCCGTCGCGGCCACCGCCGCCATGATCAGCTCCTCCCGCTCGGAATCGACCATCCGGTTCGATTCGCCCAACACCCCGAGGATGGTTACGCCGTCCACGCCGATCTCCGCCATGAACCGGACGACGCGGACGAACGAATCGAGGTCGACGTCCTCCTCCTCGTCGAACGGTGTCACCAGGATCGGGAAGACCCCCTTGAAGCTCACGTCCGACGGCATATCTTCCCCTCCCCGCGATGCATCGCTGATGGCCACACTATAGATGATATCCCGGTTGCCATGTCCATCCAGCGTACGAGCGGAATTCCAGCCTGAATCAGGTCGCAATTCGCGACCTCAAACCATTTCGATGGTTTCCATCGATTTCTTCCCCATCTTCGGATTCACGCCCTCCCGTTGGCGGACTCCTCCGCCTCCCTGAGCCCCTCGAGAAACCTTCCCCCGTCCTTCCGGAACCGGTTCCGGATGAACTTACCGTAATGTTTGAAGATCATGTCCAGGCTGGTGTGCCCGAGCATGCGCGCCACCCAGAGCGGATCCTCGCCGTGGCTCAGCATGAGCGACGCGAAGGTGTGCCTCGTCTGGTACATCGTGCGCCGGCGCAACCCGGCCGCGGCGATCGCTGGATACCAGACCCGTTTGCGAAGGTTGTTCACTTCCAGCGGCCTGCCGTATTTCCCGGAGAAAACGTATGTCGCCCCTGGCCGAGCCTCCTGTTGATGCTTCCGTAGCGCTTCGAAGAGGGGTTCGAGCATGTCGATGTCGCGGTAGGAGGACGTCGTCTTGGGAGGTCCTTCGATCCCC
Proteins encoded:
- a CDS encoding dihydrodipicolinate synthase family protein yields the protein MPSDVSFKGVFPILVTPFDEEEDVDLDSFVRVVRFMAEIGVDGVTILGVLGESNRMVDSEREELIMAAVAATEVHMSVPLILRMVKEIPRIACIKQEVPPTPARIAALLSGMKDRRVPVLTGLGGLYGMFDLERGSSGYMTGFAFPEVLIAMVKAVGAGRMEDAWELYRRFLPLIVFEQQPGIAIRKEIYRLRGLLRSNRVRHPGAQLAASAGEQLRSVLARVLPGVDITRPLAL
- a CDS encoding NAD(P)H-quinone oxidoreductase produces the protein MKAVLMSGLGGIEFLHIAEHPDPVMKEDELLVRVRATALNRADLLQRRGKHPPPKGVPDILGLEMAGEVVSVGAACKGWAPGDRVSALLPGAGYAELVAIPAGLAMRIPDRLSFEQAAAIPEVFLTAFQNLFNVARLTLGETVLIHAGGSGVGTAAIQLVREAGGSSFVTAGSPEKIARCVSLGARAGWNYKDGPFAPWVAEQTGGRGVDIVLDFVGAPYFEQNLRALAVDGRMVVIGTLGGADVGTFSLRTLMSKRLQLTGAGLRSMDTSRKIALTRDFSEFALPRFADGRLVPIVDSVFAWHDVGDAHLRMESNANVGKIVLRVTG
- a CDS encoding rRNA pseudouridine synthase, with product MGTDRNPNRLNRYLSLAAGVSRRVADEMVRNGRVTVGGAPVLDPGTLWDPSTQEVRLDGRTLVPVQEEKIYIMLYKPDNVVTTMKDREGRKTAPSLIGELSSRVFPVGRLDFHTTGLLLLTNDGEFAYRLTHPRFGVEKTYIAKLQSVPRPAELNVLRRGVAIEGKMTTPAQINFIEKKGGKAWVMMRIAEGRYHQVRKMFDAIGHRVTKLRRVAIGPLELAGVEPGEWRYLTAKEVREMNAYMSRREVEVAGQKPPADVPRPPKRFETPADRGKRKVIRQSIAEAARKKEIEKEKAAAAAKSAERKGPRQPKPSWKRGAKHPGKKKSSPKPRGPSKRR